The segment acaacaGAAGGACTggcttgtacttttaaacttttttgacaaataaattctgtacccaaacaaagatatgatttaagcttagttaccaaatgagattatggctgtacaattcaatctagctaattcctccctgttaaattgcaaccaattttaaattcctcataaaaactttagaataaccactttcagcccccccccccccccaaagtccagggaattggggcgacgactcctccataacttcttcaagctgtacatgggcgttgagatatccttgggggtaggaggtaggaagaatgaagcaaattctgtagctgatgtgtcctgactgaacccagctgaaagtccttgggatcaggaatccaagtaggcacattctgcaaaatacaactctcaagacaaaagtttagaattgagatatctttttgtttgattctcctgaatcagtTTTTCAGGCGGTCTATCAAATCTTATtggtatgactctgtgaggtttccagagcctaatcacactttttttttttttttttttttttttttttttttttttgcagtccgggtcctttatttcctttgtgtccATTAGGCCATGAGTCCGTATGGactgggctccagcagctcaggctccttcccgttagtcctcacaaagtgcGCTTCTCTGGGTGGCGCCGGCTGGCacttcagctgaacccaggtgcccttctctttggcttcctctttcttctgatcgttctccttcacccgattcaggaagctgtctctgctcttcgaCTGCTTGATGTGCTCAATCCGCACATTGATCatcttggccagaatcttgcctttaacttgcttgtttacaatgatgcccacggcatgctgggtgacattgtagactcttccAGTTTTGCCGTGGTAACACTTCtggggcattcctttttgaacagtgcccattcccttgatgtctacaatatcacccttcttgtagattcgcatgtatgtggccaaaggaacgactccatgtttcctaaaaggtctagagaacatataccgagtacccctcctctttccttttgtgttcgtcattttggcgacttactggaagatggctgccccgGCGGAAAGGCCCTaagcacactttttaaaaacacaaagacaaaatctttcttccaaaatactgtgttccttagtatGAAACCAGAAAAGTTTGTATCTTgaactctctcccagagtaataatataaccataaaactcaaagtcacacccattatgaagactaaacaattttttaaaaaggaagtaagctaaacaatgagcctgataggcttttgtactctgtgttatcaggaaatgaacccaaaattcccgtggagcccacattaagagaatctgagcttcctgttgtggcaaatatcaaaagtaaccacaaaccctcgctagccggcatcaaccatatggcctttagcagggtaattcataaaacaaaccaaataccttctatcaattccaatatcaataagcaacatatcaaaccaggacttttgcccaaaatatctcaatctgttaagctctctacccggagccacattttttctttaaccttaataacttctacaatatatgcctgcattcactctccctggtgttacagacattcatcacaactctctacttggaggtagtgactaatttttccctatctgagttctgaaccgtggatgaaaatccccacctgattcaggtaatctctttactctcttctttctaaaaacaaacttactCACCTTTTAATACCTGTGATTAAGAgatagcttgtctaactaggatttcaacccaaaattcccgtgaagcccacgttaaaaagaatatgagtatcctga is part of the Rattus norvegicus strain BN/NHsdMcwi chromosome 1, GRCr8, whole genome shotgun sequence genome and harbors:
- the LOC134484062 gene encoding large ribosomal subunit protein eL21-like; amino-acid sequence: MTNTKGKRRGTRYMFSRPFRKHGVVPLATYMRIYKKGDIVDIKGMGTVQKGMPQKCYHGKTGRVYNVTQHAVGIIVNKQVKGKILAKMINVRIEHIKQSKSRDSFLNRVKENDQKKEEAKEKGTWVQLKCQPAPPREAHFVRTNGKEPELLEPSPYGLMA